A single genomic interval of Pelagerythrobacter marensis harbors:
- a CDS encoding sterol desaturase family protein, which produces MSVIVPVLIVLATIVAMEGVAWASHKYVMHGFGWAWHRDHHEAHDNLLEKNDLFALVGAAASVAMFALGSPWIMGEGAWPPATWIGLGILGYGAIYTLVHDGLVHQRYFRWVPRSGYARRLVQAHRLHHATVGREGGVSFGFVFARDPAKLKAELKAQRAAGIAAVRGSTKA; this is translated from the coding sequence ATGAGCGTGATCGTGCCCGTCCTGATCGTCCTTGCCACCATCGTCGCGATGGAAGGCGTGGCCTGGGCCAGCCACAAGTACGTGATGCACGGCTTCGGCTGGGCCTGGCACCGCGACCACCACGAGGCGCACGACAACCTGCTGGAGAAGAACGACCTGTTCGCGCTGGTCGGCGCGGCGGCGAGCGTTGCGATGTTCGCGCTCGGCAGCCCGTGGATCATGGGCGAGGGGGCCTGGCCGCCGGCGACCTGGATCGGGCTGGGCATCCTGGGTTACGGCGCGATCTACACGCTGGTCCACGACGGGCTGGTCCACCAGCGCTATTTCCGGTGGGTTCCGCGCAGCGGCTATGCCCGGCGGCTGGTCCAGGCGCACAGGCTCCACCACGCGACCGTCGGCAGGGAAGGCGGGGTCAGCTTCGGCTTCGTCTTCGCACGCGACCCGGCGAAGCTGAAAGCCGAGCTGAAGGCCCAGCGCGCGGCGGGGATCGCGGCCGTTCGCGGCAGCACGAAAGCCTGA
- the pspC gene encoding envelope stress response membrane protein PspC, with amino-acid sequence MNSPRTTLYRDKQNAKLMGVCSGIADYTGVNALWVRLGFIGLTFVAGGMTIPFYFIAGILLNKKPAHLYVDREEQQYWQRVRQSPKRTAREIRARMRDIDRRLAEVETYYVSSNPRLTAEIERLR; translated from the coding sequence GTGAACAGCCCGCGCACCACGCTTTACCGCGACAAGCAGAACGCCAAGCTGATGGGGGTCTGCTCGGGCATTGCGGACTATACCGGGGTCAATGCCCTGTGGGTCCGGCTCGGCTTCATCGGCCTGACGTTCGTTGCCGGCGGCATGACGATCCCGTTCTACTTCATCGCCGGCATCCTGCTGAACAAGAAGCCGGCGCACCTCTATGTCGACCGGGAAGAGCAGCAATACTGGCAGCGCGTGCGGCAGAGCCCGAAGCGCACCGCGCGCGAGATCCGCGCCCGGATGCGCGACATCGACCGCCGCCTGGCCGAAGTGGAAACCTACTACGTCTCGTCCAACCCGCGCCTCACCGCCGAAATCGAACGGCTGCGCTGA
- a CDS encoding thioesterase family protein has translation MSAKPFAFPIKVVPEDIDFMGHVNNARYLNWVQDAVLAHWRKLAPAEEVSGKAWVALKHEITYRKPAFLEDDVIARTVLESIKGARAFYSTVIHRGEEVLAEVKSSWCCIDAETLRPARIGEEVARFFFPREQ, from the coding sequence ATGTCAGCAAAACCCTTTGCCTTTCCGATCAAGGTCGTGCCCGAAGATATCGATTTCATGGGCCACGTGAACAACGCCCGCTACCTCAACTGGGTGCAGGATGCCGTGCTCGCGCACTGGCGCAAGCTGGCCCCGGCGGAGGAGGTTTCGGGCAAGGCCTGGGTCGCGCTCAAGCACGAGATCACCTATCGCAAGCCTGCCTTCCTGGAAGACGACGTGATCGCGCGCACTGTGCTGGAAAGCATCAAGGGCGCGCGTGCGTTCTATTCCACGGTCATCCACCGGGGGGAGGAAGTGCTGGCCGAAGTCAAATCGAGCTGGTGCTGCATCGACGCCGAGACGCTGCGCCCCGCGCGGATCGGCGAAGAGGTCGCGCGGTTCTTCTTCCCGCGCGAGCAATAG
- the pspF gene encoding phage shock protein operon transcriptional activator has product MDRENQFIGQSGAFLDAVERASRAAPMRRPVLVIGERGTGKELIAERLHRLSTRWDEPLVTMNCAALPETLIEAELFGHEAGAFTGATKARAGRFEEADKGTLFLDELGTLSMAAQERLLRAVEYGEVTRIGSSRPIRVDVRIVAATNEDLPALAERGEFRADLLDRLSFEVITLPPLRVREGDVEVLAEYFGRRMAAELHWEGWPGFADHVARQLEDYPWPGNVRELRNVVERAVYRWESWEEPIGHVQFDPFDSPWKPFEPATRRAGREGRAPPPRAAAGAGAGQDFDSIDDLRAAVDTYERRIVEHALGKNRWNQRQTARALGLSYDQLRHCIKKHGLMQEGD; this is encoded by the coding sequence ATGGATCGGGAAAACCAGTTCATCGGCCAGTCGGGGGCCTTTCTCGACGCGGTCGAGCGCGCCAGTCGCGCGGCCCCGATGCGCCGCCCGGTGCTGGTGATCGGCGAACGCGGCACGGGCAAGGAACTCATCGCGGAACGTCTCCATCGTCTCTCGACCCGGTGGGACGAGCCGCTCGTGACGATGAACTGCGCCGCGCTGCCCGAAACGCTGATCGAGGCGGAGCTGTTCGGCCACGAGGCGGGGGCCTTCACCGGCGCTACCAAGGCGCGGGCCGGACGGTTCGAGGAAGCCGACAAAGGCACGCTGTTTCTCGACGAACTGGGCACGCTGTCGATGGCGGCGCAGGAACGGCTGCTGCGCGCGGTCGAATACGGCGAAGTCACGCGGATCGGATCGAGCCGCCCGATCCGGGTCGACGTGCGGATCGTCGCCGCGACCAACGAGGACCTGCCCGCGCTGGCCGAGCGGGGCGAGTTCCGCGCCGACCTGCTCGACCGGCTGAGCTTCGAGGTCATCACCCTGCCGCCGCTGCGCGTGCGCGAGGGCGATGTCGAAGTGCTCGCCGAATATTTCGGGCGGCGCATGGCGGCCGAGCTGCACTGGGAAGGCTGGCCGGGCTTTGCCGACCACGTCGCGCGCCAGCTGGAGGACTATCCCTGGCCGGGCAACGTGCGCGAGCTGCGCAATGTCGTCGAACGCGCGGTCTATCGCTGGGAAAGCTGGGAAGAGCCGATCGGCCATGTCCAGTTCGACCCGTTCGACAGCCCGTGGAAGCCGTTCGAACCCGCCACCAGGCGGGCCGGGCGGGAAGGGCGCGCACCCCCGCCTCGGGCCGCGGCGGGGGCCGGGGCCGGGCAGGACTTCGATTCGATCGACGATCTGCGCGCCGCAGTCGACACTTACGAGCGCCGTATCGTCGAACATGCGCTGGGCAAGAATCGCTGGAACCAGCGCCAGACGGCGCGCGCGCTCGGCCTCAGTTACGACCAGCTGCGCCATTGCATCAAGAAGCACGGGTTGATGCAGGAAGGCGATTGA
- the pspA gene encoding phage shock protein PspA, with protein MSKPTDLDKGRSTPLGPERDTPQSPRASAHDRPSRLDEEVERLRTSPTPTQGPTQGRPTRGRPTQGRSHARAGGGWSSDFNFNGAPLMGIFSRTRDIIAANFNDMLDKADDPAKMIRMIILEMEETLVEVRASAARTIADQKEMHRHTVKLERLQADWAEKAQLALSKDREDLARAALVEKKKAADMADQLKQEIAVLDDALRAYEQDIAKLQHRLREARSRQTAIAARLESAENRVKLRTLMSTERTDEALARFDQLERRVDYAEGRADALSLSDGSGQLSLSEEIAALEGSDKVDEELEAMKRALGLKDSSGDDTSKEG; from the coding sequence GTGAGCAAGCCCACCGATCTCGACAAGGGCAGATCCACCCCCCTTGGGCCGGAGCGCGACACCCCCCAGTCCCCGCGCGCTTCGGCCCATGACCGCCCCTCGCGCCTGGACGAGGAGGTCGAACGCCTGCGCACCAGCCCCACCCCGACGCAGGGCCCGACGCAGGGAAGACCGACCCGGGGAAGGCCAACCCAGGGCCGCTCGCACGCCCGCGCCGGAGGGGGCTGGTCGAGCGATTTCAATTTCAACGGAGCACCTTTGATGGGCATTTTCAGCCGTACGCGCGATATCATCGCCGCCAACTTCAACGACATGCTCGACAAGGCCGACGACCCGGCCAAGATGATCCGCATGATCATCCTCGAGATGGAGGAAACGCTGGTCGAAGTCCGCGCGAGCGCCGCGCGCACGATCGCCGATCAGAAGGAGATGCATCGCCATACGGTAAAACTCGAGCGGCTCCAGGCCGACTGGGCCGAGAAAGCCCAGCTCGCGCTCAGCAAGGATCGCGAGGATCTCGCCCGCGCCGCGCTGGTCGAGAAGAAGAAGGCGGCCGACATGGCCGACCAGCTCAAGCAGGAAATCGCCGTGCTCGACGACGCGCTGCGCGCTTATGAGCAGGATATCGCCAAGCTGCAGCACCGCTTGCGCGAGGCGCGCAGCCGCCAGACCGCGATCGCCGCGCGCCTGGAAAGCGCGGAGAACCGCGTCAAGCTGCGCACACTGATGAGCACCGAGCGCACCGACGAGGCGCTCGCCCGGTTCGACCAGCTCGAACGCCGGGTCGACTACGCCGAAGGCCGCGCCGACGCGCTTTCGCTGTCCGACGGCAGCGGCCAGCTCTCGCTCTCGGAAGAGATCGCCGCGCTCGAAGGGTCGGACAAGGTCGACGAGGAGCTGGAAGCGATGAAGCGCGCGCTCGGCCTGAAAGACTCGAGCGGCGACGACACGAGCAAGGAGGGCTGA
- the infB gene encoding translation initiation factor IF-2, translating into MSDSDNERPRKPLGLKRSVDAGEVKQTFSHGRTNKVAVEVKRRRKLVKPGEAAPPPPPPPPPPPPPPPAAPAAKKAAPKKAPADETPQERVARLQREAEEERLRLAEEARRRDEEAARKAAEEEKQRAEEKRKAAEQAAKEAAEKQAETADTAEAATAEAGGADGTADAAQGEDIAAAQAKSPAARGAAAPAPRRFTPVARPEPKKPEKKKKDDKRPAVERPDKRRSGRLTVTKALNEDEGRRARSLAALKRAREKERRLQGGPSKPREKQSRDVVVPEAITVQELANRMAEKGADLVKALFNMGMMVTVNQTIDQDTAELLVEEFGHNIKRVSESDVDIDTSAEKDPEESLKPRPPVVTIMGHVDHGKTSLLDALRGTNVVRGEAGGITQHIGSYQVKTKGGDAITFLDTPGHAAFTEMRARGANVTDIVVLVVAADDGIMPQTVEAINHTKAAGVPMIVAINKIDKDEANPQRVRERLLEHEVIVEALSGDVQDVEISALKGTGLDELLEKIALQAELLELKANPDRPADATVIEAQLDKGRGPVATVLVTRGTLRRGDTFVVGTESGKVRAIVNDQGKQIKEAGPSMPVEVLGLGGVPMAGDQLTVVENEQRAREVSQYRREKATEKRTALAPTNFDTMFNNLQSNVIEYPVVVKADVQGSVEAINSALHNLSNDEIKVRVLHAGVGAITESDVQLAAASNAPILGFNVRPNPKARELVKRDNVRMMYYDVIYHLTEEIAKEMAGELGPERIETVVGRAAVKEVFRSGKRDKAAGLLVEEGVIRKGLHARLTREDVIVSATTIASLRRFKDDVDEVRAGLECGVVLADTNDIKPGDQLEVFEVEERERTL; encoded by the coding sequence ATGAGCGACAGTGACAACGAACGCCCCCGCAAGCCGCTCGGCCTGAAACGGTCGGTCGACGCGGGCGAGGTCAAGCAGACCTTCAGCCACGGGCGGACCAACAAGGTCGCGGTCGAGGTCAAGCGCCGCCGCAAGCTCGTCAAGCCGGGCGAAGCCGCGCCGCCGCCCCCGCCGCCCCCTCCGCCGCCGCCCCCGCCACCGCCGGCTGCCCCGGCGGCGAAGAAGGCTGCGCCGAAGAAGGCGCCCGCGGACGAAACCCCGCAAGAGCGGGTGGCGCGCCTCCAGCGCGAGGCCGAGGAAGAACGGTTGCGCCTGGCGGAAGAGGCCCGTCGCCGCGACGAGGAGGCTGCGCGCAAGGCAGCCGAGGAAGAGAAGCAGCGCGCCGAGGAAAAGCGCAAGGCGGCCGAACAGGCGGCGAAGGAAGCGGCCGAGAAGCAGGCCGAGACCGCCGACACTGCCGAGGCCGCCACTGCCGAGGCCGGTGGCGCCGACGGCACTGCGGATGCCGCGCAGGGCGAGGATATTGCCGCCGCGCAGGCCAAGAGCCCGGCGGCCAGGGGCGCTGCGGCGCCCGCGCCGCGCCGCTTCACCCCCGTCGCCCGGCCCGAGCCCAAGAAGCCGGAAAAGAAGAAGAAGGACGACAAGCGCCCCGCCGTCGAACGGCCGGACAAGCGCCGTTCGGGCCGCCTTACGGTAACCAAGGCGCTGAACGAGGACGAGGGGCGCCGCGCGCGCTCGCTCGCCGCGCTCAAGCGCGCGCGCGAAAAGGAACGCCGCCTTCAGGGCGGGCCGTCGAAACCGCGCGAGAAGCAGTCGCGCGATGTCGTCGTGCCCGAGGCGATCACCGTGCAGGAACTCGCCAACCGCATGGCGGAAAAGGGCGCCGACCTGGTGAAGGCGCTGTTCAACATGGGCATGATGGTGACCGTCAACCAGACGATCGACCAGGATACGGCGGAGCTGCTGGTCGAAGAATTCGGCCACAATATCAAGCGCGTGTCCGAAAGCGACGTCGATATCGACACTAGTGCGGAGAAGGACCCGGAAGAATCGCTGAAGCCGCGCCCGCCCGTGGTCACGATCATGGGCCATGTCGATCACGGCAAGACCAGCCTGCTCGACGCGCTGCGCGGCACCAACGTCGTGCGCGGCGAAGCCGGCGGCATCACGCAGCATATCGGCAGCTACCAGGTGAAGACCAAGGGGGGCGACGCGATCACCTTCCTCGACACGCCGGGCCACGCCGCGTTCACCGAAATGCGCGCGCGCGGGGCGAACGTGACCGATATCGTCGTGCTGGTGGTCGCCGCGGACGACGGGATCATGCCGCAGACGGTGGAGGCGATCAATCATACCAAGGCCGCCGGCGTGCCGATGATCGTGGCGATCAACAAGATCGACAAGGACGAGGCCAATCCGCAGCGCGTGCGCGAGCGTCTGCTCGAGCACGAGGTGATCGTCGAGGCCCTGTCGGGTGACGTGCAGGATGTCGAGATCTCGGCGCTCAAGGGCACCGGGCTCGACGAACTGCTCGAGAAGATCGCGCTTCAGGCCGAGCTGCTGGAACTCAAGGCCAATCCCGATCGCCCTGCCGATGCGACGGTGATCGAGGCGCAGCTCGACAAGGGCCGCGGCCCGGTCGCGACGGTTCTCGTCACCCGCGGCACGCTGCGGCGCGGCGACACGTTCGTCGTCGGCACCGAAAGCGGGAAAGTCCGCGCGATCGTCAACGACCAGGGCAAGCAGATCAAGGAAGCCGGCCCGTCGATGCCGGTCGAGGTCCTCGGCCTCGGCGGCGTGCCGATGGCGGGCGACCAGCTCACCGTGGTCGAGAACGAACAGCGCGCCCGCGAGGTCAGCCAGTATCGTCGGGAGAAGGCGACCGAGAAGCGCACCGCGCTCGCCCCCACCAATTTCGATACGATGTTCAACAACCTCCAGTCGAACGTCATCGAATATCCGGTGGTGGTGAAGGCCGACGTGCAGGGCAGTGTCGAGGCGATCAATTCGGCGCTGCACAACCTCTCGAACGACGAGATCAAGGTCCGCGTGCTCCACGCCGGCGTGGGCGCGATCACCGAGAGCGACGTGCAGCTTGCCGCCGCCTCGAACGCGCCGATCCTCGGCTTCAACGTTCGCCCCAATCCCAAGGCGCGCGAGCTGGTGAAGCGCGATAACGTGCGGATGATGTACTACGACGTCATCTATCACCTGACCGAGGAGATCGCGAAGGAGATGGCGGGCGAACTGGGGCCGGAGCGGATCGAAACCGTGGTCGGCCGCGCCGCGGTCAAGGAAGTGTTCCGTTCGGGCAAGCGCGACAAGGCCGCCGGCCTGCTGGTCGAGGAAGGCGTGATCCGCAAGGGACTGCATGCGCGCCTCACGCGCGAGGATGTCATCGTCAGCGCGACCACCATCGCCTCGCTCCGGCGCTTCAAGGACGACGTGGACGAAGTCCGCGCCGGCCTCGAATGCGGCGTGGTGCTGGCCGACACGAACGACATCAAGCCGGGCGACCAGCTCGAAGTCTTCGAAGTCGAGGAGCGCGAGCGGACGTTGTGA
- a CDS encoding DUF448 domain-containing protein yields MRTPNNERLTPDIAEAGRADTSAPERRCILSGEHGARHALVRLAISPDGQVLPDPLAKAPGRGAWIGVSRRELEEAIARGRLRGALARAFKGAPLTVPDDLPQKVDRALVRVLLDRLGLEMRGGRLILGSDRIAEHARAGRVALLLHAGDASEDGSRKLDQAWRVGREAEGTGERGIRLPLDRAALSVALGRDNVVHLALADAAAAERVGSILARLLHFRGLTPDEHDGAPGQPGAPGFPVAAGDEHIEIEG; encoded by the coding sequence ATGCGGACTCCGAACAATGAGCGCCTGACGCCCGACATCGCCGAGGCCGGCCGCGCGGACACGTCCGCGCCGGAACGGCGCTGCATCCTTTCCGGGGAGCACGGCGCGCGCCATGCGCTGGTGCGGCTTGCAATCTCGCCGGACGGCCAGGTCCTGCCCGATCCGCTGGCGAAAGCGCCGGGCCGGGGCGCCTGGATCGGCGTTTCGCGCCGCGAACTGGAAGAGGCGATCGCCCGCGGGCGCCTGCGCGGCGCGCTGGCGCGGGCGTTCAAGGGGGCGCCGCTGACAGTGCCGGACGACCTGCCGCAGAAGGTGGATCGCGCCCTCGTCCGGGTCCTGCTCGACCGGCTCGGACTCGAAATGCGCGGAGGAAGGCTTATCTTGGGGTCGGACCGGATCGCCGAACATGCGCGCGCCGGGCGCGTTGCGCTGCTGCTCCATGCCGGCGACGCCAGCGAAGACGGATCGAGGAAGCTCGATCAGGCCTGGCGCGTCGGGCGCGAGGCCGAAGGCACCGGGGAGCGGGGGATTCGCTTGCCACTGGACCGGGCGGCGCTGTCTGTGGCATTGGGCCGCGACAATGTTGTCCACCTGGCGCTGGCCGACGCTGCCGCGGCCGAGCGGGTCGGTTCGATCCTCGCGCGCCTGCTGCATTTCAGGGGGCTGACACCCGACGAACATGACGGTGCGCCGGGACAGCCCGGGGCGCCGGGTTTCCCGGTCGCGGCCGGGGACGAGCATATCGAGATTGAAGGATAG
- the rimP gene encoding ribosome maturation protein RimP has translation MADLARLTEIVEPEARALGFELVRVKMIASEAGDGGQALQVMAEDPATGQLVLDQCAALSRRISDRIDALEEAGEVLVEGAYHLEVSSPGIDRPLTRPKDFENWAGHEARIALAEKIDGHRNLRGAIAGFADGKALIDDRKAGRIAVPLDAIHSAKLVLTDELIAATRPIDASGAEDIVEEEKADD, from the coding sequence ATGGCCGATCTGGCGCGCCTGACCGAGATTGTCGAACCCGAAGCCCGTGCGCTCGGCTTCGAACTCGTGCGCGTGAAGATGATCGCCTCCGAAGCCGGCGACGGCGGGCAGGCGCTGCAGGTCATGGCCGAAGATCCGGCGACCGGGCAGCTCGTGCTCGACCAGTGCGCCGCGCTCTCACGCCGCATCTCGGACAGGATCGACGCGCTCGAGGAAGCGGGCGAGGTTCTGGTCGAAGGCGCCTATCACCTCGAAGTCAGCTCCCCCGGGATCGACCGGCCGCTCACCCGGCCGAAGGATTTCGAGAATTGGGCCGGGCACGAGGCCCGGATCGCGCTTGCCGAGAAGATCGACGGGCACCGCAACTTGCGCGGGGCGATCGCCGGGTTCGCGGACGGCAAGGCGCTGATCGACGACCGCAAGGCGGGCCGCATCGCGGTGCCGCTGGACGCAATCCATTCGGCGAAGCTCGTCCTCACCGACGAACTCATCGCCGCCACCAGACCGATCGACGCCAGCGGCGCCGAAGATATTGTCGAAGAAGAGAAGGCTGACGACTGA
- the pspB gene encoding envelope stress response membrane protein PspB: MEEVLAIVAIFIALPWIILHYITKWKTSATITTDDEALLEELYSLAKRLDERMDTVERLVASDNPDFKPARLVHDREIDNEKLRELDRLLAEKKGASQ, from the coding sequence GTGGAAGAAGTGCTTGCAATCGTTGCGATCTTCATCGCTCTGCCGTGGATCATCCTCCACTACATCACCAAGTGGAAGACCTCCGCCACGATCACCACCGACGACGAGGCGCTGCTGGAGGAACTCTACAGCCTCGCCAAACGGCTCGACGAACGGATGGACACGGTCGAGCGCCTGGTCGCCAGCGACAACCCCGATTTCAAACCCGCCCGCCTGGTCCACGACCGCGAGATCGACAACGAGAAACTGCGCGAGCTGGACCGCCTGCTCGCCGAGAAGAAGGGAGCCAGCCAGTGA
- a CDS encoding SufE family protein encodes MRTLDDIREEYEFLEGDERYRLLIELGRELEPMPDALKTDATLVRGCSAAVWVYPTVEGGRLHFLADSNAAITKGIVALVIAAVQDKPAREVAEMDVAAALAPFDLRNQLSSNRTQGVPNMIALVRDHAARIAAG; translated from the coding sequence ATGCGAACCCTCGACGACATCCGCGAAGAGTACGAATTTCTCGAAGGCGACGAGCGCTATCGTCTGCTGATCGAGCTGGGGCGCGAGCTGGAACCGATGCCCGATGCGCTCAAGACCGATGCCACGCTGGTGCGCGGCTGCTCCGCCGCGGTCTGGGTCTATCCCACCGTGGAAGGCGGCCGGCTGCATTTCCTGGCCGACAGCAATGCCGCGATCACCAAGGGGATCGTCGCGCTGGTGATCGCCGCGGTTCAGGACAAGCCCGCGCGCGAAGTGGCGGAAATGGACGTGGCGGCAGCGCTCGCCCCGTTCGACCTCAGGAACCAGCTCAGTTCGAACCGCACGCAGGGGGTGCCCAACATGATCGCGCTGGTGCGCGATCACGCCGCGCGGATTGCCGCCGGCTGA
- a CDS encoding YbaN family protein: MRRIYLAGGIVAVALGALGAFLPLMPTVPFLLLAVYCFARSNPEWERRILDHPHWGPQIRDWRERRAISRRAKTMAIGAMTVGAVFTWYTLGHPWYWISIAILLVCGTWIATRNE, translated from the coding sequence GTGCGCCGGATCTATCTCGCCGGGGGGATCGTCGCGGTGGCGCTGGGCGCGCTGGGCGCTTTCCTGCCGTTGATGCCGACCGTCCCGTTCCTGCTGCTCGCGGTCTATTGCTTCGCGCGCAGCAACCCGGAATGGGAACGGCGGATCCTCGACCATCCGCACTGGGGGCCGCAGATCCGCGACTGGCGCGAACGCCGCGCGATCAGCCGGCGCGCCAAGACGATGGCGATCGGGGCGATGACCGTCGGCGCGGTCTTCACCTGGTACACGCTGGGCCACCCCTGGTACTGGATTTCGATCGCGATCCTGCTTGTCTGCGGCACCTGGATCGCGACGCGCAACGAGTGA
- the nusA gene encoding transcription termination factor NusA: MASAISANKAELLAIANAVASEKMIDKAIVIEAMEEAIQKSARNRYGAENDIRAKLDPQTGDLRLWRVVEVVEEVEDYFKQVDLEAAKKLDSDAKLGDFIVDPLPPVDLGRIDAQSAKQVIFQKVRDAERERQYEEFKDRAGEIITGVIKSVEFGHVIVNLGRAEGVIRRDQQIPREAARVGERVRALITKVERNNRGPQIFLSRAHPDFMKKLFAQEVPEIYDGIIEIKAAARDPGSRAKIGVISHDSSIDPVGACVGMKGSRVQAVVQELQGEKIDIIPWSEDTATFVVNGLQPATVSRVVLDEDEGRIEVVVPDDQLSLAIGRRGQNVRLASQLTGHQIDIMTEEEASEKRQKEFAERSKMFEEELDVDETLSQLLVAEGFAELDEVAYVELAELAAIEGFDEELAEELQSRALEAIERHEEASRTERRELGVEDALAEIPHLTEAMLVTLGKAGIKTLDDLADLATDELIARKREAPRRRQNADGPPMRRPSAREQDKGGVLGEYGLSEEQGNEIIMAARAHWFEDEEPAAPAGDTATEEAADADSEQ; this comes from the coding sequence ATGGCCAGTGCAATTTCCGCCAACAAGGCCGAGCTGCTCGCGATCGCGAATGCGGTCGCTTCGGAAAAGATGATCGACAAGGCGATCGTCATCGAGGCGATGGAAGAAGCGATCCAGAAAAGCGCGCGCAATCGTTATGGCGCGGAGAACGACATCCGGGCCAAGCTCGACCCGCAGACCGGCGACTTGCGCCTGTGGCGCGTGGTCGAAGTGGTCGAGGAGGTCGAAGACTACTTCAAGCAGGTCGATCTCGAAGCGGCGAAGAAGCTCGATAGCGACGCCAAGCTCGGCGATTTCATCGTCGATCCGCTGCCGCCGGTCGATCTCGGCCGGATCGACGCGCAGAGCGCCAAGCAGGTGATCTTCCAGAAGGTCCGCGATGCCGAGCGCGAGCGCCAGTACGAGGAATTCAAGGATCGGGCGGGCGAGATCATCACCGGGGTGATCAAGTCGGTCGAATTCGGCCATGTGATCGTCAACCTCGGCCGCGCCGAAGGCGTCATCCGTCGCGACCAGCAGATCCCGCGCGAAGCCGCCCGGGTCGGCGAGCGCGTGCGCGCGCTGATCACCAAGGTGGAGCGCAACAACCGCGGGCCGCAGATCTTCCTCAGCCGCGCGCACCCCGACTTCATGAAGAAGCTGTTCGCGCAGGAAGTGCCCGAAATCTACGACGGCATCATCGAGATCAAGGCCGCCGCCCGCGACCCGGGCAGCCGTGCCAAGATCGGCGTGATCAGCCACGATTCCAGCATCGACCCGGTCGGCGCCTGCGTCGGCATGAAGGGCAGCCGCGTGCAGGCGGTGGTGCAGGAACTGCAGGGCGAGAAGATCGATATCATCCCCTGGTCCGAGGACACGGCGACGTTCGTCGTCAACGGCCTGCAGCCCGCGACCGTCAGCCGCGTCGTTCTGGACGAGGACGAAGGGCGGATCGAAGTCGTCGTGCCCGACGACCAGCTCAGCCTCGCGATCGGTCGCCGCGGCCAGAACGTGCGCCTCGCCAGCCAGCTTACCGGTCACCAGATCGACATCATGACCGAGGAAGAGGCGAGCGAGAAGCGGCAGAAGGAATTCGCCGAACGCTCCAAGATGTTCGAGGAAGAACTCGACGTCGACGAAACGCTGTCGCAGCTGCTCGTCGCCGAAGGCTTCGCCGAGCTGGACGAAGTCGCCTACGTCGAACTCGCCGAGCTGGCCGCGATCGAAGGTTTCGACGAGGAACTGGCCGAGGAACTCCAGAGCCGCGCGCTCGAGGCGATCGAACGGCACGAGGAAGCCTCGCGGACCGAACGCCGCGAACTGGGTGTCGAAGACGCCCTGGCCGAAATCCCGCACCTGACCGAAGCGATGCTGGTCACGCTGGGCAAGGCGGGGATCAAGACGCTCGACGATCTGGCCGATCTGGCGACCGACGAGCTGATCGCCAGGAAGCGCGAGGCCCCGCGCCGCCGCCAGAACGCCGACGGTCCGCCGATGCGGCGCCCCTCGGCGCGCGAGCAGGACAAGGGCGGCGTGCTGGGCGAATACGGCCTGAGCGAAGAGCAGGGCAACGAGATCATCATGGCCGCGCGCGCGCACTGGTTCGAGGACGAAGAACCGGCCGCGCCCGCGGGGGACACCGCCACCGAGGAGGCCGCCGATGCGGACTCCGAACAATGA
- a CDS encoding YqaE/Pmp3 family membrane protein, with protein sequence MPIVILIATVLLPPLGVALKHGLNRDFLINLILTIILFVPGLIHAIYVNYMR encoded by the coding sequence ATGCCCATTGTCATCCTGATCGCGACCGTCCTTCTGCCCCCGCTCGGGGTGGCCCTGAAGCATGGGCTGAATCGCGATTTCCTGATAAACCTGATCCTCACGATCATCCTGTTCGTACCCGGGCTGATCCACGCGATATACGTCAACTACATGCGCTAG